The Acidobacteriota bacterium genome contains a region encoding:
- a CDS encoding DUF4097 family beta strand repeat-containing protein codes for MNRLNHRPSVAWLGLGLLVLLAFFATTTGCAYDVSADGAAVERADIERRVLERTFPASVRLQNLAGEVEIVQGSGSETRVVAEIHAAGGSPSETQKLIDAMDWRESTRNGKAGWALSYPVDDHRKFSYPRGSGSFFNNSSTSTKYLGKKVTVTNRSRGPVLYANLRIEVPSGASLGVRNVVGGIDGDSLNADLDLDTGSGDITLGDVEGDLLADTGSGDVKVGSVRGDADVDTGSGDIDLARVEGETARFDTGSGDIRVAYGRVRQAEMDTGSGNITARDFDAEEINMDTGSGNIRLESPLNWARNVMADTGSGNVVIVADSNASFDLTSDQGSGNLRVEFGDAELIRDGRELVGAKRGDGHTRIDVDTGSGNVRLEPGR; via the coding sequence ATGAACCGATTGAACCACCGTCCGTCCGTCGCCTGGCTGGGATTGGGGCTTCTCGTCCTCCTCGCCTTCTTCGCAACCACCACCGGTTGTGCCTATGACGTGAGCGCCGACGGCGCCGCCGTCGAACGGGCCGATATCGAGCGCCGAGTGCTGGAGCGCACCTTCCCGGCGAGCGTCCGGCTTCAAAACCTCGCCGGAGAAGTCGAGATCGTCCAGGGCTCCGGCTCGGAAACCCGCGTCGTGGCCGAGATCCACGCCGCCGGCGGCTCCCCGTCCGAAACCCAGAAGCTCATCGATGCCATGGACTGGCGCGAGTCGACCCGCAATGGAAAGGCCGGCTGGGCGCTCTCCTACCCGGTGGACGACCACCGCAAATTCTCCTACCCGCGCGGCAGCGGCTCCTTCTTCAACAACAGCTCCACCAGCACCAAGTACCTCGGCAAGAAGGTCACCGTCACCAACCGGAGTCGGGGTCCGGTGCTCTACGCCAACCTGCGCATCGAAGTGCCGTCCGGCGCCAGCCTCGGCGTGCGCAACGTCGTCGGCGGCATCGACGGCGATTCCCTGAACGCCGATCTCGACCTCGACACCGGGTCCGGCGACATCACCCTGGGCGACGTCGAGGGCGACCTCCTGGCGGACACCGGCTCCGGCGACGTCAAGGTGGGCTCGGTGCGCGGCGACGCGGACGTCGACACCGGCTCCGGCGACATCGACCTCGCCCGGGTCGAAGGCGAAACGGCGCGCTTCGACACCGGGTCCGGCGACATCCGGGTGGCCTACGGCCGCGTCCGCCAGGCGGAGATGGACACCGGCTCCGGCAACATCACCGCCCGCGACTTCGACGCCGAAGAGATCAACATGGACACCGGCTCCGGCAACATCCGCCTGGAGAGTCCCCTGAACTGGGCGAGGAACGTGATGGCCGACACCGGCTCCGGCAACGTGGTGATCGTCGCCGACTCGAACGCCAGTTTCGACCTCACCTCCGACCAGGGCAGCGGCAACCTGCGCGTGGAGTTCGGCGATGCCGAACTCATCCGCGACGGCCGCGAACTCGTCGGCGCCAAGCGCGGCGACGGCCACACCCGGATCGACGTCGACACCGGCTCCGGCAACGTGCGGCTGGAGCCGGGGCGGTAG
- a CDS encoding mechanosensitive ion channel domain-containing protein yields MSDWIPRLQEWISSALGVPATYHQPLALSVALIALLWLIRSLILRVVARRADMRAQYRWKKVSGYVAVILALLALVRLWFGGIQSLATYFGLLSAGLAIALKDLVVNFAGWLFILWRRPFEVGDRIEIGERAGDVIDLRIFQFTLMEIGNWVHADQSTGRIIHIPNGLVFSQPVASYTKGFQMIWDELEVLVTFESDWKKAKAILQEIAEERGRPVAEQAAERVRQAAQRFMIVYSKLTPIVYTKVVDSGVLLTVRYLVNPRTRRGSAEAIWEDILAAFAEHSDIDFAYPTMRYYDNVTEGKPDARARPETLGPTAGGDWTPGGDG; encoded by the coding sequence GTGAGCGATTGGATCCCGCGACTTCAGGAGTGGATCTCGTCCGCTCTGGGCGTTCCCGCGACGTACCACCAGCCGCTGGCGCTGTCCGTCGCCCTGATCGCGCTGCTGTGGTTGATCCGCTCGCTGATCTTGCGGGTGGTGGCGCGGCGCGCGGACATGCGCGCCCAGTACCGCTGGAAGAAGGTTTCCGGCTACGTGGCGGTGATCCTCGCCCTCCTCGCCCTGGTGCGCTTGTGGTTCGGCGGTATCCAGTCCCTCGCCACCTACTTCGGCCTGCTTTCCGCCGGCCTCGCTATCGCTCTCAAGGATTTGGTGGTCAATTTCGCCGGATGGCTGTTCATTCTGTGGCGGCGGCCCTTCGAGGTGGGCGACCGCATCGAGATCGGTGAGCGCGCCGGCGACGTGATCGACCTGCGCATCTTTCAGTTCACCCTGATGGAAATCGGCAACTGGGTGCACGCGGACCAGAGCACCGGCCGCATCATCCACATCCCCAACGGCCTGGTTTTCAGCCAACCGGTGGCGAGCTACACCAAGGGATTCCAGATGATCTGGGACGAGCTGGAGGTGTTGGTGACCTTCGAGAGCGACTGGAAAAAGGCTAAGGCGATCCTCCAGGAGATTGCCGAGGAGCGCGGCCGGCCGGTCGCCGAACAGGCCGCCGAGCGGGTGCGCCAGGCAGCCCAGCGGTTCATGATCGTGTACTCGAAACTCACCCCGATCGTGTACACCAAGGTGGTGGACAGCGGCGTGCTGCTGACGGTTCGGTACCTGGTCAACCCGCGCACCCGCCGGGGCAGCGCCGAGGCGATTTGGGAAGACATTCTGGCGGCCTTCGCGGAGCACTCGGACATCGACTTCGCCTATCCGACGATGCGGTACTACGACAACGTGACCGAAGGCAAACCGGACGCCCGGGCGCGGCCGGAAACCCTCGGCCCGACGGCCGGCGGTGATTGGACTCCCGGGGGCGACGGATGA
- a CDS encoding nucleotidyltransferase: protein MFARFVPTGPRPKSGRPIWSITSDSADCYGVFNLTRLADVLKALSRALAEEGVRWYVFGAQAVVAYGRPRLTTDVDITVELSLDEAERFADRLRAHGFFPRESDGPNRIERTRVLLLVHESSGFPVDLVIAGPGLEMSFLEMAKPLDLSGVQVPVIDPADLITTKLLAGRPQDLEDVRGLLLERKVEVDLERTRDTLKMIEQALDRGDLLPELERLLEATKED from the coding sequence ATGTTCGCGAGGTTCGTCCCGACTGGTCCTCGCCCGAAGAGCGGCAGGCCGATCTGGAGCATCACATCCGACTCGGCAGACTGCTACGGAGTGTTCAACCTGACAAGGCTAGCTGATGTTCTGAAGGCCCTTTCGCGAGCGTTGGCGGAAGAGGGAGTGCGCTGGTATGTCTTCGGAGCGCAGGCGGTGGTTGCCTATGGCCGCCCTCGGCTCACCACTGACGTCGACATTACCGTCGAGCTGAGTCTCGATGAAGCGGAGCGTTTCGCAGACCGCCTTCGAGCCCACGGTTTTTTCCCGCGAGAATCCGACGGACCGAACCGAATCGAGCGAACCCGAGTGCTCCTTCTGGTTCACGAATCCAGCGGGTTTCCGGTGGACTTGGTCATCGCAGGACCCGGGCTGGAAATGTCGTTTCTGGAGATGGCGAAGCCGCTGGATCTTTCCGGGGTACAAGTTCCTGTCATCGATCCAGCAGATCTGATCACCACCAAGCTACTTGCCGGTAGACCCCAAGATCTCGAAGACGTTCGAGGCCTTCTCCTGGAACGAAAAGTCGAAGTAGATCTGGAACGCACTCGGGACACCTTGAAGATGATCGAGCAGGCCCTGGATCGCGGAGACTTGCTGCCCGAGTTGGAGCGGCTGCTCGAAGCAACGAAAGAAGACTGA
- a CDS encoding phosphatidylserine decarboxylase translates to MQTRALIFIQADDPVGLVCVIPIGMVEISTCYINEAIQPGARVEKGQELGYFQFGGSTHCILFRPG, encoded by the coding sequence GTGCAGACCCGCGCCCTCATCTTCATCCAGGCCGACGATCCGGTCGGCCTGGTCTGCGTGATTCCCATCGGCATGGTGGAGATTTCGACCTGCTACATCAACGAGGCGATCCAGCCCGGCGCCCGCGTCGAGAAGGGCCAGGAGCTGGGCTACTTCCAGTTTGGTGGCTCCACCCACTGCATTCTCTTCCGCCCGGGGTGA
- a CDS encoding VOC family protein, whose amino-acid sequence MNHSNRWPRDILLSALLLFFAQAALASPPWVPEPNGKTYFAVIVENVDESVAWYQKAFGLEEVDRAEAEDKRWQIVNLKNGGLLVEIIRDNRATEVEKARGLFKVGFEVADVAAVADRVKEATGEELRVIPFPAHGVRLLQLKDPEGNVIQLFSALEP is encoded by the coding sequence ATGAACCACTCCAACCGTTGGCCGCGCGACATTCTCCTCTCGGCACTCCTCCTGTTCTTTGCCCAGGCAGCGCTCGCTTCACCGCCCTGGGTTCCAGAACCCAACGGCAAGACCTATTTCGCCGTGATCGTCGAAAACGTCGACGAGTCCGTTGCCTGGTACCAAAAGGCCTTCGGCCTGGAAGAAGTCGACCGCGCCGAGGCGGAAGACAAGCGCTGGCAGATCGTCAACCTCAAGAACGGCGGCTTGCTGGTCGAAATCATCCGCGACAACCGGGCGACGGAGGTGGAAAAGGCCCGCGGCCTGTTCAAAGTGGGCTTCGAAGTGGCGGACGTCGCCGCCGTCGCCGACCGTGTGAAAGAGGCCACCGGCGAAGAGCTGCGGGTGATTCCCTTTCCGGCACATGGGGTGAGACTTCTCCAGCTCAAGGATCCTGAAGGGAACGTGATTCAGCTGTTTTCGGCGCTGGAGCCGTAG
- a CDS encoding VOC family protein produces the protein MPDHEKINYVEYPAKDLSATKTFFETAFGWTFVDYGPEYTAFSDQGLDGGFYRSDLTASTERGSALIVLYSERLEATQAKIEAAGGRIVQPIFSFPGGRRFHFAEPSGNELAVWSDRAAEE, from the coding sequence ATGCCCGACCACGAGAAAATCAACTACGTCGAATACCCCGCCAAAGACCTATCGGCCACCAAGACCTTCTTCGAAACCGCTTTCGGCTGGACCTTCGTGGATTACGGGCCGGAGTACACAGCGTTCTCCGATCAAGGCCTCGACGGAGGCTTCTATCGGTCCGACCTGACGGCTTCGACGGAGCGGGGCAGTGCGCTCATCGTTCTCTACAGCGAGCGATTGGAAGCAACCCAGGCGAAGATCGAAGCCGCCGGCGGCCGCATCGTCCAGCCGATCTTCTCCTTCCCCGGCGGCCGGCGATTCCACTTCGCCGAGCCGAGCGGCAATGAGCTGGCGGTGTGGAGCGATCGCGCCGCGGAAGAGTAG
- a CDS encoding DUF6036 family nucleotidyltransferase, whose translation MSQPAEVLAALAQAFASEGVRWYVFGAQAVMAYGRPRLTTDIDVTVELELDQVPALAARLESHGFSPQTPDFAQLAERTRVLPLAHEETGFPIDLVVAGPGLEHQFLDHAKRLDLGGVTVPVIDAPDLITAKILAGRPQDLEDIRGILLEQGPALDLHRTKETLRLLEAALDRGDLLSELERLLAR comes from the coding sequence GTGTCCCAACCGGCTGAAGTTCTCGCGGCGCTGGCCCAGGCCTTCGCGAGCGAAGGGGTTCGGTGGTACGTCTTCGGAGCGCAAGCCGTGATGGCCTACGGTCGCCCACGGCTCACCACCGATATCGACGTGACGGTCGAACTTGAACTCGATCAGGTGCCCGCCCTTGCGGCGCGCCTCGAATCACATGGTTTCTCACCCCAGACCCCAGACTTCGCACAGCTCGCCGAGCGAACGAGAGTACTTCCGCTGGCCCACGAGGAAACAGGCTTCCCGATCGACCTGGTGGTCGCCGGACCCGGTCTGGAACATCAGTTCCTCGACCACGCGAAGCGGTTAGATTTGGGAGGAGTCACGGTCCCGGTGATCGACGCTCCGGATCTCATCACCGCCAAGATTCTTGCCGGTAGACCGCAGGACCTCGAAGACATAAGAGGCATCCTGCTCGAACAGGGGCCGGCACTCGACCTTCATCGCACGAAGGAAACTCTTCGGCTTCTCGAAGCGGCATTGGACCGTGGCGATCTGCTCTCGGAGCTGGAACGGCTCCTCGCGAGGTAG
- a CDS encoding Hsp70 family protein: MTLNSTIVGIDLGTTNSLIAVVESEGPRILPNAVGDDLTPSAVLVDQGNVSVGKIARARASRCPEKVAMSFKRDMGTSRTFELEGKVFSPQELSAAVLRNLKQDAESSLGCSIEEAVISVPAYFNEAQRNATREAGEIAGLKVERLLNEPTAAAIAYGMHRREEELKVVVLDLGGGTFDVTVLEILEGVIEIQATAGDSRLGGDDFTSALAKALWSRQGLTEQDLPASPISRARWWAACDQAKARLSSQGSARIALPEFEIQPGSFQDFEIDLERNQVDEIWEPLVARLKGPTLRALRDADLRPESISDVLLVGGSTRLPCVQRFAASLFQRMPSRHPEPERIVAKGAALQAGLKDRNAAVEDLVVTDVAPFSLGIATRTTLDGFHLDDSFSPILERGTVIPASRIEQYTTVSDNQEGIQVEVFQGEHSLCQDNTALGKLKVSVPKAPAGKEMIDVRFTYDLNALLEVEVTVHSTQETHHLLLTGSKTRMSAEEIENARRAMKALKFHPRDALPNATALARAEDLYIDLRGRDREHLALAMAAFRAALDSQDPEQITAGRDQLNAVVDRLR; encoded by the coding sequence ATGACCTTGAACTCAACCATTGTAGGCATTGACCTGGGGACCACCAACTCCCTGATTGCCGTCGTGGAGTCCGAAGGGCCGCGCATCTTGCCCAATGCCGTCGGCGATGACCTGACCCCGAGCGCCGTTCTCGTGGATCAAGGCAACGTCTCGGTCGGCAAGATCGCGCGTGCTCGCGCTTCGCGCTGTCCGGAAAAGGTGGCGATGTCGTTCAAGCGAGATATGGGCACTTCCCGCACCTTCGAACTCGAAGGCAAGGTCTTCTCGCCCCAGGAGCTTTCGGCTGCGGTTCTCAGGAACCTGAAGCAAGACGCCGAGAGTTCACTGGGTTGCTCCATCGAAGAAGCGGTGATCAGCGTGCCGGCCTACTTCAACGAGGCGCAACGCAACGCAACGCGGGAAGCCGGTGAGATCGCGGGTTTGAAAGTCGAGCGGCTTCTCAACGAGCCGACGGCAGCGGCCATCGCCTACGGGATGCACCGACGCGAAGAAGAACTGAAAGTGGTGGTTCTCGACCTCGGAGGTGGTACCTTCGACGTCACCGTCCTCGAGATCCTGGAAGGAGTCATCGAAATCCAGGCGACGGCTGGGGACTCGCGGCTTGGAGGAGACGACTTCACTTCGGCCCTCGCAAAGGCCCTATGGTCGCGGCAAGGTTTGACCGAACAGGACTTGCCTGCCAGCCCAATCTCCCGTGCCCGTTGGTGGGCGGCTTGTGATCAAGCCAAAGCCCGCTTGTCCTCCCAGGGCTCTGCCCGAATCGCACTACCGGAGTTTGAGATCCAACCCGGGTCCTTCCAAGATTTCGAGATCGACCTCGAACGCAACCAGGTGGATGAGATCTGGGAGCCCCTTGTTGCACGGCTGAAAGGTCCCACCCTGCGGGCGCTTCGGGACGCCGATCTCAGGCCGGAATCGATCAGCGATGTATTGCTGGTCGGAGGCTCTACTCGACTTCCTTGTGTTCAACGCTTCGCTGCGTCCCTCTTTCAGCGCATGCCATCCCGCCATCCAGAACCCGAGCGGATTGTGGCAAAGGGAGCCGCTTTGCAAGCCGGCCTCAAGGACCGGAATGCGGCCGTCGAAGATTTGGTGGTCACGGACGTGGCTCCTTTTTCGTTGGGAATCGCGACTCGCACGACGCTGGATGGTTTCCACTTGGACGATTCGTTTTCACCGATCCTCGAACGAGGCACGGTGATACCGGCAAGCCGAATTGAGCAGTACACCACCGTGAGCGACAACCAGGAAGGCATCCAGGTTGAGGTCTTTCAAGGTGAGCATTCCCTCTGCCAAGACAACACTGCGCTCGGGAAACTGAAAGTCAGCGTACCCAAGGCGCCCGCCGGCAAGGAAATGATCGATGTCCGATTCACCTATGACCTGAACGCGCTACTGGAGGTGGAAGTCACCGTTCACTCGACCCAAGAGACCCACCATCTATTGCTCACCGGTTCGAAGACTCGGATGTCGGCAGAAGAGATCGAAAACGCCCGACGGGCGATGAAGGCGCTCAAGTTCCATCCCCGGGACGCATTGCCCAATGCCACAGCCCTGGCCCGCGCCGAGGACCTCTACATCGACCTACGAGGAAGAGATCGGGAACACCTAGCGCTGGCGATGGCTGCCTTCCGCGCCGCTCTAGATTCCCAGGACCCGGAGCAGATTACTGCCGGACGAGATCAGCTCAATGCCGTGGTCGATCGATTGCGGTAG
- a CDS encoding DUF2268 domain-containing putative Zn-dependent protease (predicted Zn-dependent protease with a strongly conserved HExxH motif), which translates to MKRSLFPMLVLAVALLVTACDGSSPTEPRPTEAGGVRVVINDPAGAFAAHHALIRTLIEDTVAQVRTQLSVRAVTIEVTADRARSIGGLGVGGYTVAPTRVEMVVDPTFAGLEASIRQYYPAITAHELHHTARWSGTGFYSTLLEAMVSEGLAERFVGELFGSPPQPWSEAFPESQTQFWLDRARPEFDSFYDFNAWFLGSDPNIPRWAGYTLGFRLVRDFQARDGRSAAQLVTAPADVFRPQ; encoded by the coding sequence ATGAAACGGAGCCTTTTTCCCATGTTGGTGCTGGCCGTCGCGCTCCTCGTCACCGCCTGCGATGGCTCTTCACCCACCGAGCCGCGGCCGACGGAGGCCGGCGGCGTGCGGGTGGTGATCAACGATCCCGCCGGAGCCTTTGCGGCACACCATGCGCTCATCCGCACCTTGATCGAGGACACCGTGGCGCAGGTCCGAACGCAGTTGTCGGTACGAGCGGTGACCATCGAGGTCACCGCCGACCGCGCCCGCTCGATCGGCGGCCTGGGGGTGGGCGGCTACACGGTGGCGCCCACCCGGGTGGAGATGGTGGTGGATCCGACCTTTGCCGGCCTGGAGGCCTCGATCCGGCAGTACTATCCGGCGATCACCGCCCATGAGCTGCATCACACGGCCCGCTGGAGCGGTACCGGGTTCTACTCCACGCTGCTCGAAGCGATGGTGTCGGAGGGCCTGGCGGAGCGCTTCGTCGGGGAACTCTTCGGTTCTCCGCCCCAGCCCTGGTCGGAGGCTTTCCCGGAGAGCCAGACGCAGTTTTGGTTGGACCGCGCCCGGCCGGAGTTCGACAGCTTCTATGACTTCAACGCTTGGTTTCTCGGCAGCGACCCGAACATTCCCCGCTGGGCCGGTTACACCCTGGGCTTTCGGTTGGTGAGGGACTTCCAGGCGCGCGATGGGCGGTCGGCGGCGCAGTTGGTGACCGCCCCGGCGGACGTCTTTCGGCCGCAGTAG
- a CDS encoding alpha/beta fold hydrolase: MKTFLRASTLCLLILLPIGTAAAAPQRPAGAAEARDAVTLDGTWRGDLEVPGATLRLALEISGGSSDSPNATVISLDQGNARLPVNTFERSGKRVEFTVQMVGGSFIGTLDEAGDTLAGTWTQSGQTFPLSFARRATDPPATAAAATPDGKTVDIARRLASSPWSGTIEIPGQPLRMVAYFTPDGDGGLQGRLVSPDQGNAEIPIEELAINGANVKLTAPAAGVTFEGTLSDDGERITGTFRQGPGSFPLELTRGEAEGPKRPQHPRPPFPYRVSEVKIPNAEAGIELAGTLTRPQGDGPFPAVVLVTGSGPQNRDEEILGHKPFLVLADHLTRRGFAVLRYDDRGIGKSGGTFRGATSEDFATDTWAAVEFLTAQEGIAPDRVGILGHSEGGIVAPMVAVEHPASVAFLVLLAAPGLPGAQVISQQVGDIALASGLPENVARAQQTMQEKIEGAVAASSGLEDLKERLNAILDEAGAPPAAKQQILAQAETLNDPWRRYFTAYDPRPALTRIKVPVLALTGDKDRQVAPEGNLAAIEKALKEGGNTAYTARALPGLNHLFQTAETGGPGEYGQLEETFAPAALEAIGEWLVERFGTGGGAED; encoded by the coding sequence ATGAAGACCTTCCTCCGGGCGAGCACCCTGTGCCTCCTCATCCTGCTGCCGATCGGCACCGCCGCGGCGGCCCCCCAACGACCGGCCGGCGCTGCCGAAGCCCGCGACGCAGTCACCCTGGACGGCACCTGGCGCGGCGACTTGGAGGTTCCCGGTGCCACCCTGCGCCTCGCCCTGGAGATCAGCGGCGGTTCCTCCGACTCACCCAACGCCACCGTCATCAGCCTCGACCAGGGCAACGCCCGACTGCCGGTGAACACCTTCGAGCGGAGCGGCAAGCGAGTCGAGTTCACCGTCCAGATGGTGGGCGGCAGCTTCATCGGAACCCTCGACGAGGCGGGCGACACGTTGGCAGGCACCTGGACCCAAAGCGGCCAGACCTTCCCGCTCTCCTTCGCGCGCCGGGCCACCGACCCGCCGGCGACCGCGGCGGCGGCGACCCCCGACGGCAAGACCGTGGATATCGCGCGCCGCCTCGCCTCCAGCCCCTGGTCCGGCACCATCGAGATTCCGGGCCAACCGCTGCGCATGGTGGCCTACTTCACCCCGGACGGCGACGGCGGCCTCCAGGGACGGCTGGTCAGCCCCGACCAGGGCAACGCCGAGATCCCGATCGAAGAGCTGGCGATCAACGGCGCCAACGTCAAGCTCACCGCCCCGGCCGCCGGCGTCACCTTCGAAGGCACCCTGTCCGACGACGGCGAGCGCATCACCGGCACCTTCCGGCAGGGGCCCGGCAGCTTCCCCCTGGAACTGACCCGCGGCGAAGCCGAAGGACCGAAACGGCCGCAGCACCCCCGGCCGCCGTTTCCCTACCGGGTGAGCGAAGTGAAGATCCCCAACGCCGAGGCGGGCATCGAGCTGGCCGGTACCCTCACCCGGCCGCAGGGCGACGGCCCCTTCCCGGCGGTGGTGCTGGTCACCGGCTCCGGCCCCCAAAACCGCGACGAAGAGATCCTCGGCCACAAACCCTTCCTGGTGCTGGCGGACCATCTCACCCGCCGAGGCTTTGCGGTGCTGCGTTACGACGACCGCGGCATCGGCAAGTCCGGCGGCACCTTCCGCGGCGCCACCAGCGAAGATTTCGCGACGGACACCTGGGCGGCGGTCGAGTTCCTCACCGCCCAGGAGGGCATCGCACCAGACCGCGTCGGCATTCTCGGCCACAGCGAAGGCGGCATCGTCGCCCCGATGGTGGCCGTCGAGCATCCGGCATCGGTGGCCTTCCTCGTGCTCCTCGCCGCCCCGGGGCTGCCGGGCGCGCAGGTCATCTCTCAGCAGGTGGGCGACATCGCCCTCGCCTCCGGCCTGCCGGAGAACGTCGCCCGCGCCCAGCAAACCATGCAGGAGAAGATCGAGGGAGCCGTCGCCGCCAGCTCTGGCCTCGAAGATCTGAAAGAGCGCCTCAACGCCATCCTCGACGAAGCCGGCGCCCCGCCCGCCGCCAAACAGCAGATCCTGGCCCAGGCGGAGACCCTGAATGATCCCTGGCGCCGCTATTTCACCGCCTACGACCCGCGGCCGGCCCTCACCCGGATCAAGGTACCGGTCCTCGCCCTCACCGGCGACAAAGACCGCCAGGTCGCTCCCGAAGGCAACCTCGCGGCGATCGAAAAGGCCCTCAAAGAAGGCGGCAACACCGCCTACACCGCCCGTGCTCTGCCGGGCCTCAACCACCTCTTCCAAACCGCCGAAACCGGCGGCCCGGGCGAATACGGCCAGCTCGAAGAAACCTTCGCACCGGCGGCGCTAGAGGCAATCGGAGAGTGGTTGGTGGAGCGGTTCGGAACCGGAGGTGGCGCCGAAGACTGA
- a CDS encoding electron transfer flavoprotein-ubiquinone oxidoreductase, with translation MSEEAREVLDLDVVFVGAGPASLAGAYHLAKRIEFHNRTATHPLDVTIAVLEKGKEIGSHAISGAVVDPRAFKELFPDDWQDAPFEGPVEKEQLLWLTNEKARSLPVPPPLDNHGNYVASLGKLLKWMAPKVEEAGVDIFCEFPAAKILLEEGKVVGVRTGDCGIAHDGTKKANFEPGMDIRTRAVVLGEGPRGTLVKQLDKAGHLAGGAQGERNPQVYAIGIKEVWDLPEGRVEPGSVIHTMGWPLGKDVFGGAFLYGMQNDQLIVGLVVGLDYENPLLDPHQEFQRLKTHPEMARILAGGKMAFYGAKAIPEGGWWSRPQSSGDGFLIAGDSGGFLNSQRLKGIHLAMKSGMLAAETIFDGLVADDLSKEQLARYETRIEQSWIHDEMWPVRNFHQGFDGGLYAGMINAALGTVTGGFGWGFKNRLETEAGHARLKKLGSDEAEAPEAVTFDGELTFDKLADVYNSGTSHDEDQPVHLVVREPDLCVERCTIEYGNPCERFCPAAVYEMVDDSAAPAGRRLQINASNCVHCKTCDVMDPYQVIDWVTPEGGGGPSYSRM, from the coding sequence ATGAGCGAAGAAGCGCGCGAAGTTCTCGACCTGGACGTGGTGTTTGTCGGCGCCGGGCCGGCCAGCCTGGCCGGTGCCTACCACCTGGCGAAAAGAATCGAGTTCCACAACCGCACCGCCACCCACCCGCTGGACGTCACCATCGCGGTGCTCGAAAAGGGCAAGGAGATCGGCAGCCACGCCATCTCCGGAGCGGTGGTCGATCCGCGCGCCTTCAAAGAACTGTTTCCGGACGACTGGCAGGACGCACCCTTCGAAGGCCCGGTGGAGAAAGAACAGCTCCTCTGGCTGACCAACGAAAAGGCCCGCTCCCTGCCGGTGCCGCCACCCTTGGACAACCACGGCAACTACGTCGCCTCCCTGGGCAAGCTCCTGAAGTGGATGGCGCCGAAGGTCGAGGAGGCCGGGGTGGACATCTTCTGCGAGTTCCCGGCGGCGAAGATCCTGCTGGAAGAGGGCAAGGTGGTGGGCGTGCGCACCGGCGACTGCGGCATCGCCCACGACGGCACCAAGAAAGCCAACTTCGAGCCCGGGATGGACATCCGCACCCGCGCGGTGGTGCTCGGCGAAGGCCCCCGCGGCACCCTGGTCAAGCAGCTCGACAAGGCCGGCCACCTCGCCGGCGGCGCGCAGGGCGAGCGCAACCCCCAGGTGTACGCCATCGGCATCAAAGAGGTGTGGGACCTGCCGGAAGGCCGGGTCGAGCCGGGTTCGGTGATCCACACCATGGGCTGGCCCCTCGGCAAAGACGTCTTCGGCGGCGCCTTCCTCTACGGCATGCAGAACGACCAGCTCATCGTCGGCCTGGTAGTGGGCCTGGACTACGAGAATCCGCTGCTCGATCCCCACCAGGAGTTTCAGCGCTTGAAGACCCATCCGGAAATGGCCCGCATTCTCGCAGGCGGCAAGATGGCCTTCTACGGCGCCAAGGCCATTCCCGAAGGCGGCTGGTGGTCGCGGCCCCAGTCCTCCGGCGACGGCTTCCTGATCGCCGGCGACTCCGGCGGCTTCCTGAACAGCCAGCGCTTGAAGGGCATCCACCTCGCTATGAAGAGCGGCATGCTCGCCGCCGAGACCATCTTCGACGGCCTGGTAGCGGACGACCTGTCGAAAGAGCAACTCGCGCGCTACGAAACCCGCATCGAGCAGAGCTGGATCCACGACGAGATGTGGCCGGTGCGCAACTTCCACCAGGGTTTCGACGGCGGCCTCTACGCCGGCATGATCAACGCGGCCTTGGGCACCGTCACCGGCGGCTTCGGCTGGGGCTTCAAGAATCGCCTGGAAACGGAAGCCGGCCACGCCCGCCTGAAGAAGCTGGGAAGCGACGAGGCCGAGGCGCCGGAGGCGGTGACCTTCGACGGCGAATTGACCTTCGACAAGCTGGCCGACGTCTACAACTCCGGCACCTCCCACGACGAGGACCAGCCGGTGCACTTGGTGGTGCGCGAACCGGACCTGTGCGTGGAGCGCTGCACCATCGAGTACGGCAACCCCTGCGAGCGCTTCTGCCCGGCGGCGGTCTACGAGATGGTCGACGACAGCGCCGCGCCGGCCGGCCGGCGGCTGCAGATCAACGCCAGCAACTGCGTCCACTGCAAGACCTGCGACGTGATGGACCCGTACCAGGTGATCGACTGGGTCACCCCCGAGGGCGGTGGCGGCCCCAGCTACAGCCGCATGTAG